Genomic window (Sediminispirochaeta smaragdinae DSM 11293):
GGAGGTCGTTACCATCGAGGGGCTTGCCCCCGATGCCACCCGTCCGGGAAGTACCCTTCATCCCGTCCAGCAGGCCTTTATCGATGCGGGGGCAATACAGTGTGGGTTCTGTACGCCGGGGATGATTATCACCACGGTGGCTCTTCTGTCTCGCAACCCCGACCCTTCTTCTGATGAAATACGCAAAGCCCTCGATGGAAACCTGTGTCGCTGCACCGGGTATCGAAAGATTGTCGATGCTGTTTTACTGGCCGTGCGGTATATGCGTGGCGGAGTACAAAACATTGAAGAAGGCGGAAGGCCGGCAGGTCCTAACACCATTGCCCTCGGAATCCCTTCACCGGTCAGGGACGCTCGGAAAAAGGTAACCGGACGTCTTTTGTATACCGGCGATCTCAATGTTCCCGGTATGCTTGTCGGCAAAATCCTCTATGCACCGGCGGCCCACGGCCTGATTACCTCTATTGATACCAGCCTGGCAGAGGCCCTTCCCGGCGTCAGGGCTGTGGCAAGTTTTGCGAACAGCCCCGATAAGCCCTATAACAGCCATACAACCCTCCCGTTTCAGAAAGTTCCCAAAAATGAGCGTATATTCAACCGTCACTTTCGTTTTCATGGCGATAGGATCGCGGCCGTTGCCGCCGAAGATGAGGCAACGGCTCGTAAGGCCCTCGGCCTTATCAAGATCGAATGGGAACCATATCCTGCAAGTCTCACGATAGAGGATGCGCTTGCTCCAGGTGCCAAATCCATCCATGAGGGCGGCAACCTCGCCGATACTATACGTGAGGAAGGGGGAACTCCATCCCCAAAGCGGGGAGAGCGGTACGAAGGTGTCTTTCGGCTGCCGAGGGTGACCCATGCCGCACTGGAACGGCACATCTCCATCTCCGATTTCGACGGCGAACGGCTTACCGTCTATTCTTCCTGCCAGAACGTCTTTTGCTACAGGGCCATGCTCGGCGAACTCTTCGATCTGCCGCTTAACCGGGTTCGGGTTATCAAACCTGCGGTCGGCGGCGCCTTCGGGGGAAAATCCGAGATGGTGAGTGAGCCGGTCTCCTCCCTTCTTGCTCTCATGACCGGCCGGCCGGTAAAGGTGGAACTCTCACGGAAAGAGGTTATGTGTTCCACCAGAACCAGAACCTCCGGACGAATCGAGCTTTCCATGGAAGTTGACGAGGACGACCGTTTTATATCCCACGATTATCACGCCTATCTGGATCGCGGTGCCTATTTCGGCAGTGCCTACGATCTCGGCTATGCCCTGATGGATAAGGCCTTTCGGCTCTATCGCGTACCCAGGATCGATACCTCCGCCGCTCTCGTTTATACCAACAATCAGGCTGCAGGGGCCGTGAGAGGCTATGGTAATCCCCAGATAAGCTTTGCCCGGGAGGTGCTGATCGACCGCATCTGCCGACAAAGGGGGATCGATCCCCTCGAATTCCGGATAAAAAACCTGGTCCTTCCCTGGGACCGAAACCCGGCAAACGGATACTCTCTGGGCAACTGCCGGATCATCGAGTGCCTTGAACTGGGTGCCGGACTCTGCGGCTGGGAAGAAAAGCGAAAGAGATCGGATTCAGGAACCATTCGCCGGGGAATCGGCCTGGCTTGCGGGGTCCATGGCTCGGGGATACACCCGGGATCGGTGGATTACTCGACGGCAGGGCTGAAGATGAACGGCGACGGAACAGCCCGCCTCTCCATCTCCGCCCATGAAAACGGTCAGGGCAGCAGCGTTGTCATGGCAAAGATCGCCGCCGAGGTCCTCGGCATCCCCGAAACCTCTATCAGTCTGGTAGAGACCGATACCGAGACCACCTGGTACGACAACGGAAGCTATGCAAGCAGGGAGACCTGGGCCTGCGGCGGTGCTGTCAAGCGGGCCGCGGAATCGGTGAAGCGGCAGCTGACCGAAGAGGCAGCTGTTATGTTCGGCTGCACGGTAGGCGCGGTCGTCGCGGGGGCGGGATACTGCAGAAAGCGGGCAGGGGAAGCTGACGCCATCCTTAGTTATGGTGATGTCATTGCCTATGCCCGTTCTCATTACCCCTATCATGATATCAATGCGGTGGAGAGTTACGCCTCGCCCATGGACCCCGGCTCTTACTTTGTCAACTTCGCCGAGGTTGAGGTCGACATGGAAAAGCGGACGATCAAGGTCCTCAAGGTAACCGTTGTTCATGACTGCGGCACCATCATCAACCCAATGCTTATCGAAGGACAGGTGGACGGCGGTATGCATATGGGACTCGGCTATGCCCTCTGCGAAGAGCTTCTGAGCGACCGACACACGGGAAAGCAGCTGACGACAAGTTTCAAGCAGTATAAGATGATTTCTCCGGAGGCAATGCCTGAAGTTGAACTTCGATTTCTCGGGGGCCAGGAACCCCTTGGACCTTTCGGCGCCAAGGGGATCGGAGAAGCCACCACTGTTGCTATTGCCCCCGCGGTGGCTAATGCTGTTACTTCCGCCACCGGGATTGAAATATCATCGCTTCCGATTAAAATATGATACACTCTAAAAGTGAAATCCCTCTCCGATCTCCAGACAACCCGTCGTCCCTTCTTTCGGGCGGCAGTGGCTATTTCAATGCTTCTCCTCTATCTCATTGCCTTTCTCTTATTTGTGTCCCGAAGGCCTCTTCCTGTGGAGTATCAGCTCATACGTCGATATGGATGGCATTTTCGTTTACTTTTAGTCGCGGCCGCCGCCAACTCGATGCTCCTTTTCTTTTCCACCAGCCGAGATCTCTTGACACTGTTCCGCATCGCTCTCTTTTTTCTCATCGCTTATCCCCTCGGCCTCGGCGACGAGATAAGCGTGCTCATGCTCTTTTCGCTTCTTACCGAGATAGCGCTGTATCACCCTTTTCGTAACGCGGTAATCTACATGCTGCTCTCTCTCCTTGTCGCCCTTGGCTTGGGACGTGCAGGTTCGGCCTTTTACCTTGCCCGGGCGGCCACTCCAATGCAGAGCCGCTTGTTTATCGCTATCATCGCCTTCCTCTATACCTCCTCCCTGCTTACTGCCCGCTGGGCAATAAGTACGGAAAGCTCCCTGGTCGGCAAGGTGCGGCACCTCAACAGCGTCATAGACCGGCTGTCGGAGGCAAACCTCGATTTCCAGCGCTATGTCCACAGCGTGGAATATTCGGCGGTTAATTCGGAACGGCGGCGGCTGAGTCGGGAGATCCATGATAGCGTCGGTTACTCTCTTACCAATATCCTGATGACCCTGGAGGCGGCCAAGGACCTCATGGAGAGTAATGGCGTCAAGGCCCGAGATGCCCTGGACCGTTCCATCACCGAGGCCCGAAGCTGTCTCGAAGAGACCCGCCGGACCATGCGGCGCATACGCTCGGAGGAACTTCGGGAAACGGTAGGATTGCAGGCCATCGCTCATCTTACCCGTTCCTTCAGCGAAGGTACGGGTATGCACATTTCCGTGGAATACGGCAATGCTCCTGAAAGTTTGGGAGCGAAGCTGGACCTGGTGCTTTTTCGCATCGTGCAAGAGGGGCTTACCAATGCCTTTCGGCACGGCATGGCCTCACAGGTCCGTATCACCCTGTGGGTGGAGGAGGGGATGCTTCTTGTGACGGTGAGTGATAATGGAAAGGGGTCGGAGGAGGTTGTCGACGGCCTGGGACTTAGCGGTATGCGGGAACGAGTCAAAGGGGTGGGGGGCAGCGTCGATTTTCACTCGGGACCGGACGGGTTTCGCGTTCGTTCGATACTTCCCCTGGAGCAGAAGGAGTAGGCTATGGCGATGATACGGGTTGTACTGGTAGATGATCAACTTCTTTTTGTGGAGAGCTTGAAAACGGTTCTCGATTTTCGTGCCGACGACATTGAGGTGGTGGGAACCGCTCACAACGGGGAGGAGGGCCTTCAGGTCGTCCGTGATACCCATCCCGATATCGTTCTTATGGATGTAAGGATGCCGGGGATGGACGGGGTGGAGGCCGCTCGCCGCCTTTCAGCGGAGTTTTCGGATATCAAGGTTGTAATGCTCACCACCTTCGACGATGACACCTATGTCAGGGAGGCGATGAAGTACAATGCCGTGGGTTACCTGCTGAAAAATATCCCTCCTGAGGATTTGATCGGTTCCATCAGGGCCGTGGGCAGCGGAAATATCCTCCTTTCCCCCGATGTTGTGGGAAAAATTCTCGGCAGGGAGGAACATGCACCGGAGCCTTCCCCTGATGCGGGAGACTTCACCGTCGGGGACTTTAGCCGCAGAGAGCGTGAGGTCCTCTATTTTATTTCCCGGGGTATGGACAATACCGCCATTGCCGATAGACTCTTTATCGCGGAGCAGACAGTAAAAAATCATATATCAAAAATCTACGCAAAGCTGGAAACACGTGATCGTTTCAGGGTCGCCGAGATCGGTCGCGGCCTTCACCTTGAGCACTACTGTTCCTACCTCGACTGACCCTTTCCTCCTGTTCGGCTGCCGACCGCTTTCTCTTTGCTGGTGAATTCCCCTCTCCTCCTACCGGAGGATGGTACCAAACCGGTACTTCGGTACTATTGCCTCCTGACCATACCGGCCCTACCATGGAAAACGGAAAAAAAGAATTGTTTAAGGAGGAAAGAACGTAATGAAAAAGCTAGTCACACTTTTAGTCGTATCGCTTTTTGGCCTTACGGCACTGTGGGCCGGTGGACAAGGAGAATCCGCGGGAGCTTCTTCTGCCCAGTCCGCCCAAACGACAGCACCTGTCACCATCGATTTCTGGACCACTCAGACCCAATCCGACCGGATGGCTACCATCCAGGTGCTTATCGACACCTTCGAAGCCCTCAATCCCGAGGTGACCATAAAGCTGGTAGCCGTTGATGAAAACGACATGGCCACCCAGCTCAATACCGCTGCGGCATCAAATACCCTTCCCGGAATGATCGAGTGCGCCGCCGAGAATGCCGTTGCCTTCGGCAGCGAGGGGCTTCTCGACAGCGAATCGATTACGCATCTTATCAATTCCATTGGTAAGGATAAGTTCTACGCGGGACCCTTGGCCTTAAATGAAAGCAGCACAAAGGGCAGTTACTACGCTGTTCCCTACCATGGTTGGGTTCAGGGAATCTGGTACCGGGCCGACTGGTTCGAGGAAGCGGGTCTTAATGCTCCTTTCACCTGGGATGATATTCTTACTGCGGCAAGGTACTTCGACAAGCCGGACCAAAACCAATACGGCATCCTCGTCGGCACCAAGGCAGATGCCTATACCGAACAATGTTTCACCCAAATCGCTATGGCAAATGGTGCTCAGCTTTTCGACGGAAACGGTAATCTCATCTTCAATTCGCCGGAAATGAAAGAGGCTGTGGCGTACTATGCCGAACTTGCCAAGAATACCCCGCCGGGACCCCAGGGGTGGCGTGCCAGGGACTACTACCTTCAGGGGAAAATGGCGATGTTCTTCTATTCCAGCTATATCATGGATGATTTGGCCATCGAAGAGAACGCCAAGGATTCCCTGACCGGCGACAACTTTGCCGATCTCGAAGGCAAGAATTTCGATCCCGAGCTGGTAACCAATACCCGTCTCGCTTCGACCATCACCAATACCCAGGGCGCAGGCTACGGAACCATCGTCAGTCTGGCCATTCCCAAACACGGTGATGCGGCAAAGGCAGCGGCAGCCGAAAAGTTCATCCGCTATCTTTTTACCCCCAACGCCTACATCACCTGGCTTCACATGGCCCCCGGGGGTATGAATCCCGTCCTGAAATCGATCGCCGCGAACGAGCGCTTCCAGAACGATCCCAAGGGCATCTTCAAACACTACGGCAAGGAGAAGATGGAAGAGATCATCAGCGGGCTGGATAAGATCGAAACCTTCAGCATCGTCGACGGCAAACGGATGGCTGCCGCAAGCTCCATCTACTCCAAGCAGATCATCCCCCAAATGATCTACAAGATTACCCAGGAAGGAATGGCGGTGGATGCGGCCATGACCTGGGCCGAAGGCGAAATGAAGAAACTCATGGAATAGTCTTGATGGAGAGGGCTGCGCCTTAGCCTTCCACTGTTCAGACAGAAAAAAGGTACGACTTCGCCGAAGATGCGATATCGATTCGGCGGGGTCGTCTTTACCCCGGAATACAGGATGCAAAGCATGAACGGAGCAAATCTACTATCGTCCAGTGCCCTTGATCTCAAAAAGCGGGAGATATTGCTCGGATGGGCCCTTGTGCTGCCTGCGGTAGCCGTTATCCTCTCCCTCATTCTCTATCCGATCGTTTATAACATCTATCTCAGTTTTTTCGACGTACGGCCCATGGCCGCAAACACCTACGTCGGGCTGGAAAACCATCGGAACGTGGTCACCGATCCCACATTCTGGCATTCGGTGCTTACCACCCTGCTCTATGTATTTTTCACCACCATAGGAACCACCCTCATGGGGCTTATCGTGGCCCTTGCCATGAACCGCCCATTTCCTCTCCGGGGACTTGTGCGGTCGCTTATCCTCTTTCCCTATGTGGCTCCGGTCATCTCGGTGGTCTTTGCCTGGCAGTTTATCTTCGACCCCGTCAACGGCATTTTCATGGATATCACCTACGAAAAGCTGGGCCTTTTTTCATCAAGATTCAACCTGATCGGATCGCCGTCGACCGCAGTGTGGGTGGCCATCATCTTCAGCATCTGGAAGAACTTCCCTTTTTCCTACCTCATGATCCTCTCCCGGCTTCAGGCCGTCGACGCGAACCTCTACGAGGCCTCGGAGATCGACGGGGCCTCGGGCTGGCAGAAGTTCCGCTATATCACCTTTCCCGAGCTCTACTTCGTCATGGGGGCCATCGTTCTTCTGCGTGTTATCTGGAATTTCAATAAATTCGAAGAGGTATTTTTGCTTACCGAAAACGTGAAGGTCCTATCGGTCTATACCTATTTCAAGGCCTTTGTCGGTACCATGGAGCTCGGACAGGGCGCCTCACTGGCGGTCATACAATTCCTGCTGCTTTTGGTCTTCATTCTCTTCTACGTCAAGAGGGTACTCAAATGGTAAAACGAACAAGTCCGATCAGAAAAATCCTCTTTTTCCTTTTGGTTCTGGGCATTGTGTTTTTTAGCCTTTTCCCTTTTTTTCAGATGCTTTCGACGTCTCTGAAGTACCCTGCCGAATGGGGGGATCCCTCGCTTATTCCCAAACATATTAATCTCGACGCATATAAGGAGCTCTTGAATATCGGCCAGGGAACCAAGAATGTCCCTGAATCGGTACGTACCCTTTTGGAAGAGACCCCAAATCTCACCGCGTCCCAACGCAAGGCAATTTTAGACAAATACAAGAGTACCGGCGATGTTTTTCCTTTTATTACCTATTTTCTCAACTCGCTGATACTCTCCTTTTCCGCCGCCTTTGTGACCGTGCTGCTGGCCATACTCGGGGCATACTCCTTTAGCCGGCTTCGCTATCCAGGACGGTCTCTTATTCAGCGAGGAGTGCTCTTCGTCTATATGTTCGGAGGCATCCTTTTGCTCATTCCTCTCTATCGTATGTTCGTAAACCTCGGGTGGGTCAGTATCCCATCGGGAGCTTTCCTGAGCTTGCTCATCATCTATATCGTCCAGACCCTTCCCGTTTCCCTTTACATGCTGGGAAACTACTTCAGGACCATCCCCTTTTCCATTGAAGAGGCGGCCATGATCGAAGGATCAACCCGTTTCGGTACCATCTGGCGTATCATCATTCCCCTCTCCATTTCCGCAATCGTGACGGTCTTTATTTACTGTTTCATGATAGCCTGGAATGAGTACCTCTTTGCCTCGGTCTTCCTGAAGAATTTTCGAGACCTCTACACCCTTCCCATGGGGCTTAAGGCCCTGATCCATAGCAAAAACGCCATCTGGGACAGGATCATGGCCGCATCGGTGCTCACTGCCACGCCGGTCATCGTTCTCTTCATGACCGTTCAGAAAAACCTTGCCGGAGGCATGACCGAAGGAGGGGTCAAGGAATAGCTCTTTCCTTTGATGGCGAGTATCCCCCGGCTTCGGTTTCGAAACCGGGGGCGCTTTTAGTATTTGCTCGATTCCGCCCAGAGGTTGATGCCTCCCTCCTGGGCCCATCTGTCGATCTCGGCAAGCTCGTCGCTGGAAAAGGTAAGCTTACCCACAATTTCGGCATTTTCTTCGATCTGCTTCGGGCTGCTTGCCCCGATCAGAACCGAGGTCACCTGGCTATTTCGCAGGTTCCAGCTCAGCGCCATCTGGGCCAGGGACTGGCCGCGGGCGGCGGCAAGCTCGTTGAGTTTTGCGATGTGGCTAAGGTTTTCCTTGGTCAAAAGGGAGGCATCCAGGGCCGTATTGCTCTTTGCTGCCCGGGAGCCTGCCGGAATTACCTTGAGATATTTATCGGTAAGCATTCCCTGAGCCAGAGGACTAAACGTGATGCAGCCCACACCCTCTTCTTCCAGGGTGGCAAGCAGCTCTTTCTCAATCCAGCGATTGAGCATGGAGTAGCTGGGCTGATGGATCAAAAGGGGCACGCCCATGCCACGGAGAATCGATGCCGCCTCTTTCGTTTTTTCCGCACTGTAACTGGAAATTCCCGCATAAAGGGCCTTGCCCTGTTTCACTGCCGAAGCCAGGGCCCCCATGGTCTCTTCCAGCGGCGTCTCCGGATCGAAACGATGGCTGTAGAAGATGTCTACATAATCGAGACCCATCCGGGAAAGGCTCTGGTCCAAACTTGCAAGAAGATACTTTCTGCTA
Coding sequences:
- a CDS encoding carbohydrate ABC transporter permease, whose product is MVKRTSPIRKILFFLLVLGIVFFSLFPFFQMLSTSLKYPAEWGDPSLIPKHINLDAYKELLNIGQGTKNVPESVRTLLEETPNLTASQRKAILDKYKSTGDVFPFITYFLNSLILSFSAAFVTVLLAILGAYSFSRLRYPGRSLIQRGVLFVYMFGGILLLIPLYRMFVNLGWVSIPSGAFLSLLIIYIVQTLPVSLYMLGNYFRTIPFSIEEAAMIEGSTRFGTIWRIIIPLSISAIVTVFIYCFMIAWNEYLFASVFLKNFRDLYTLPMGLKALIHSKNAIWDRIMAASVLTATPVIVLFMTVQKNLAGGMTEGGVKE
- a CDS encoding molybdopterin-dependent oxidoreductase; the protein is MSGLIGETIHFRVNGIEREICPKQGMSLMRYLREELGLTGTKCGCQSGDCGTCKVLVDGQAVNSCTLALRKLEGWEVVTIEGLAPDATRPGSTLHPVQQAFIDAGAIQCGFCTPGMIITTVALLSRNPDPSSDEIRKALDGNLCRCTGYRKIVDAVLLAVRYMRGGVQNIEEGGRPAGPNTIALGIPSPVRDARKKVTGRLLYTGDLNVPGMLVGKILYAPAAHGLITSIDTSLAEALPGVRAVASFANSPDKPYNSHTTLPFQKVPKNERIFNRHFRFHGDRIAAVAAEDEATARKALGLIKIEWEPYPASLTIEDALAPGAKSIHEGGNLADTIREEGGTPSPKRGERYEGVFRLPRVTHAALERHISISDFDGERLTVYSSCQNVFCYRAMLGELFDLPLNRVRVIKPAVGGAFGGKSEMVSEPVSSLLALMTGRPVKVELSRKEVMCSTRTRTSGRIELSMEVDEDDRFISHDYHAYLDRGAYFGSAYDLGYALMDKAFRLYRVPRIDTSAALVYTNNQAAGAVRGYGNPQISFAREVLIDRICRQRGIDPLEFRIKNLVLPWDRNPANGYSLGNCRIIECLELGAGLCGWEEKRKRSDSGTIRRGIGLACGVHGSGIHPGSVDYSTAGLKMNGDGTARLSISAHENGQGSSVVMAKIAAEVLGIPETSISLVETDTETTWYDNGSYASRETWACGGAVKRAAESVKRQLTEEAAVMFGCTVGAVVAGAGYCRKRAGEADAILSYGDVIAYARSHYPYHDINAVESYASPMDPGSYFVNFAEVEVDMEKRTIKVLKVTVVHDCGTIINPMLIEGQVDGGMHMGLGYALCEELLSDRHTGKQLTTSFKQYKMISPEAMPEVELRFLGGQEPLGPFGAKGIGEATTVAIAPAVANAVTSATGIEISSLPIKI
- the mgrA gene encoding L-glyceraldehyde 3-phosphate reductase — translated: MNYQADEKRYERMEYRRCGRSGLKLPIISLGLWHNFGGVDSLENGRAMLHRAFDLGITHFDLANNYGPPYGSAEENFGKIFKQDFLPYRDELVISTKAGYDMWPGPYGNWGSRKYLLASLDQSLSRMGLDYVDIFYSHRFDPETPLEETMGALASAVKQGKALYAGISSYSAEKTKEAASILRGMGVPLLIHQPSYSMLNRWIEKELLATLEEEGVGCITFSPLAQGMLTDKYLKVIPAGSRAAKSNTALDASLLTKENLSHIAKLNELAAARGQSLAQMALSWNLRNSQVTSVLIGASSPKQIEENAEIVGKLTFSSDELAEIDRWAQEGGINLWAESSKY
- a CDS encoding ABC transporter substrate-binding protein; protein product: MKKLVTLLVVSLFGLTALWAGGQGESAGASSAQSAQTTAPVTIDFWTTQTQSDRMATIQVLIDTFEALNPEVTIKLVAVDENDMATQLNTAAASNTLPGMIECAAENAVAFGSEGLLDSESITHLINSIGKDKFYAGPLALNESSTKGSYYAVPYHGWVQGIWYRADWFEEAGLNAPFTWDDILTAARYFDKPDQNQYGILVGTKADAYTEQCFTQIAMANGAQLFDGNGNLIFNSPEMKEAVAYYAELAKNTPPGPQGWRARDYYLQGKMAMFFYSSYIMDDLAIEENAKDSLTGDNFADLEGKNFDPELVTNTRLASTITNTQGAGYGTIVSLAIPKHGDAAKAAAAEKFIRYLFTPNAYITWLHMAPGGMNPVLKSIAANERFQNDPKGIFKHYGKEKMEEIISGLDKIETFSIVDGKRMAAASSIYSKQIIPQMIYKITQEGMAVDAAMTWAEGEMKKLME
- a CDS encoding response regulator transcription factor translates to MAMIRVVLVDDQLLFVESLKTVLDFRADDIEVVGTAHNGEEGLQVVRDTHPDIVLMDVRMPGMDGVEAARRLSAEFSDIKVVMLTTFDDDTYVREAMKYNAVGYLLKNIPPEDLIGSIRAVGSGNILLSPDVVGKILGREEHAPEPSPDAGDFTVGDFSRREREVLYFISRGMDNTAIADRLFIAEQTVKNHISKIYAKLETRDRFRVAEIGRGLHLEHYCSYLD
- a CDS encoding sensor histidine kinase; this encodes MKSLSDLQTTRRPFFRAAVAISMLLLYLIAFLLFVSRRPLPVEYQLIRRYGWHFRLLLVAAAANSMLLFFSTSRDLLTLFRIALFFLIAYPLGLGDEISVLMLFSLLTEIALYHPFRNAVIYMLLSLLVALGLGRAGSAFYLARAATPMQSRLFIAIIAFLYTSSLLTARWAISTESSLVGKVRHLNSVIDRLSEANLDFQRYVHSVEYSAVNSERRRLSREIHDSVGYSLTNILMTLEAAKDLMESNGVKARDALDRSITEARSCLEETRRTMRRIRSEELRETVGLQAIAHLTRSFSEGTGMHISVEYGNAPESLGAKLDLVLFRIVQEGLTNAFRHGMASQVRITLWVEEGMLLVTVSDNGKGSEEVVDGLGLSGMRERVKGVGGSVDFHSGPDGFRVRSILPLEQKE
- a CDS encoding carbohydrate ABC transporter permease is translated as MNGANLLSSSALDLKKREILLGWALVLPAVAVILSLILYPIVYNIYLSFFDVRPMAANTYVGLENHRNVVTDPTFWHSVLTTLLYVFFTTIGTTLMGLIVALAMNRPFPLRGLVRSLILFPYVAPVISVVFAWQFIFDPVNGIFMDITYEKLGLFSSRFNLIGSPSTAVWVAIIFSIWKNFPFSYLMILSRLQAVDANLYEASEIDGASGWQKFRYITFPELYFVMGAIVLLRVIWNFNKFEEVFLLTENVKVLSVYTYFKAFVGTMELGQGASLAVIQFLLLLVFILFYVKRVLKW